A section of the Rhodothermus sp. genome encodes:
- a CDS encoding WbqC family protein, protein MCKEMLAVVPPEYFPRLERVALALRAGRLVLADTFQYSRQSYHNRTRLRNPQGWQWISVPLRAHQHGVPIDQAAIGQLRDWPRRHWRAFCYNYRTTPYFEFYEPRLEAIFRQPWKTLGALTCATFLLTLQLFEIDTPVVRASELIGRPTSMAAIAQVLAADTLLLPEATASIDRAAAPQVCVLRFEEPVYRQNFEGFVPGMTALDMLFNLGPVEARARLEAHSQVIPI, encoded by the coding sequence ATGTGCAAGGAGATGCTGGCCGTTGTGCCGCCCGAGTATTTTCCCCGGCTGGAGCGCGTTGCCCTGGCGTTACGGGCCGGGCGTCTGGTACTGGCCGACACATTCCAGTACAGCCGACAGTCTTACCATAATCGAACACGATTGCGCAACCCACAGGGATGGCAGTGGATTTCGGTACCGCTGCGGGCGCATCAGCATGGCGTACCGATTGATCAGGCGGCTATCGGCCAGCTGCGCGACTGGCCGCGTCGTCACTGGCGGGCTTTCTGCTACAACTATCGCACGACGCCTTACTTTGAATTCTACGAGCCGCGTCTGGAGGCAATTTTCCGACAGCCATGGAAAACCCTGGGTGCTCTTACCTGTGCCACATTTCTGCTAACGCTACAGCTTTTTGAGATAGACACGCCGGTGGTTCGGGCTTCAGAGCTGATCGGCCGTCCCACTTCAATGGCGGCCATTGCACAGGTACTGGCGGCAGACACGTTGCTGTTGCCCGAGGCGACCGCATCGATCGATCGAGCTGCCGCGCCTCAGGTCTGTGTGCTTCGATTTGAAGAGCCGGTATACCGACAGAACTTTGAAGGATTTGTGCCAGGCATGACGGCGCTGGATATGTTGTTTAATCTGGGGCCGGTTGAGGCACGGGCGCGGCTGGAGGCGCACAGTCAGGTGATACCAATCTGA
- a CDS encoding aminotransferase class V-fold PLP-dependent enzyme — protein MHELRKLRALRRRFPHTQTQIYLNHAATGPLSHPAAEAVQRYVRQRLRGPIDHFETLMSVIEETRQLVATLLGTRAERIAFIANTSSALGLLTQGIDWQPGDRIAIPACEFPANVYPFLNLQRRGVVVDWIPHRQGTFTVEDIARELTPRTRLLTLSWVQFLSGFRADLQQIVTCCHERGVWVSVDAIQGLGALPIDVEATGIDFLAAGTYKWLLGLPGLAICYVRPELQEVLHPPAGWLHGPVDWDRFCDYELVFYPDARRYETGTPSQVAIVALHAALKQYLKLGVDWCARRVLTLQQRLAEGLQRLGLTRYGTDDPAHASGIVTVQHAQAEALAAFLKERQIMISLRNRMLRFSPTYYNTDEEIDYTLEMVAEGLRRI, from the coding sequence ATGCATGAGTTGCGAAAATTACGTGCTTTGCGTCGTCGCTTTCCCCATACACAGACCCAGATTTATCTGAATCATGCTGCTACAGGACCACTCAGCCATCCGGCTGCAGAAGCTGTACAGCGGTACGTGCGCCAGCGCCTTCGGGGGCCTATTGATCATTTCGAAACCTTAATGTCCGTCATCGAAGAGACCCGTCAACTTGTGGCAACGCTGCTGGGGACCAGGGCTGAGCGGATCGCATTCATCGCCAATACTTCGTCGGCGCTGGGGCTGCTAACGCAGGGAATCGACTGGCAGCCGGGCGACCGGATCGCAATCCCGGCCTGTGAGTTTCCTGCTAACGTCTATCCATTTCTGAATCTGCAACGTCGCGGCGTAGTAGTCGACTGGATTCCCCATCGCCAGGGGACGTTTACCGTGGAGGACATAGCTCGGGAGCTTACGCCACGAACGCGGCTACTCACGTTAAGCTGGGTGCAGTTCCTCTCGGGATTTCGAGCCGACCTGCAGCAGATCGTCACCTGCTGTCATGAGCGGGGAGTCTGGGTGAGCGTGGATGCTATTCAGGGACTGGGCGCTCTGCCTATCGATGTGGAAGCAACCGGTATTGATTTCCTGGCGGCCGGCACGTACAAGTGGTTGCTCGGGCTTCCCGGGCTGGCGATCTGCTATGTGCGACCTGAGCTGCAGGAGGTGTTGCATCCGCCTGCTGGTTGGTTGCATGGGCCAGTAGATTGGGATCGGTTTTGCGATTATGAGCTGGTATTTTACCCGGATGCCCGCCGTTATGAGACAGGCACGCCCAGTCAGGTGGCCATCGTAGCGCTGCATGCCGCACTGAAGCAATATCTGAAGCTCGGGGTAGACTGGTGTGCCCGTCGTGTACTGACCTTGCAGCAACGGCTGGCTGAAGGGCTTCAGCGGCTTGGACTGACACGGTACGGCACGGATGACCCGGCTCATGCTTCCGGCATCGTGACTGTACAGCATGCGCAGGCTGAGGCGCTGGCAGCCTTTCTAAAGGAACGTCAGATCATGATTTCGTTGCGTAATCGCATGCTCCGCTTTTCGCCAACCTACTACAACACAGATGAAGAGATAGACTACACGTTGGAAATGGTGGCCGAAGGACTACGGCGCATATAG